A genomic region of Noviherbaspirillum sp. L7-7A contains the following coding sequences:
- a CDS encoding lysophospholipid acyltransferase family protein, giving the protein MSRTILFLRSLLFALLITLATVVWAPMCFLFAPMSYPNRYYWTSRWNVFVIWAAKVVCGIRYEIRGYENLPDGPAVLLSKHQSAWETIFYLCAMPRPLVYVFKKEITYIPFFGWGIALLRMIPIDRSKGKDAMARVISIGRQRLADGQWIIMFPEGTRSAVGRQGKYKGGGARLAVETNTQVVPIAMNSGECWPRNAFIKKPGLITVSIGKPISPEGLTPGELLQKVETWIESEMRVISPAVYAGQEQHIPQAAPVK; this is encoded by the coding sequence ATGTCACGCACGATCCTGTTTCTGCGTTCGCTGCTGTTTGCGCTGTTGATCACCCTGGCCACGGTGGTCTGGGCGCCGATGTGCTTCCTGTTCGCGCCCATGTCCTACCCCAACCGTTACTACTGGACTTCGCGCTGGAATGTATTCGTGATCTGGGCCGCCAAGGTGGTATGCGGCATCCGCTACGAAATCCGCGGCTATGAAAACCTGCCGGACGGCCCGGCGGTGCTGCTGTCGAAGCACCAGTCAGCCTGGGAAACCATTTTCTACCTGTGCGCGATGCCGCGTCCGCTGGTGTATGTGTTCAAGAAGGAGATCACCTACATTCCCTTCTTCGGCTGGGGCATCGCGCTGCTGCGCATGATTCCGATCGACCGCAGCAAGGGCAAGGATGCAATGGCCAGGGTGATCTCGATTGGCCGCCAGCGCCTGGCGGATGGCCAGTGGATCATCATGTTCCCCGAAGGCACCCGCAGCGCCGTGGGCAGGCAGGGCAAGTACAAGGGCGGCGGCGCCAGGCTGGCGGTGGAGACCAACACGCAGGTGGTGCCGATCGCAATGAACTCCGGCGAATGCTGGCCCCGTAATGCCTTCATCAAGAAGCCCGGCCTGATCACGGTATCGATCGGCAAGCCGATTTCGCCGGAAGGCCTGACGCCGGGCGAGCTGCTGCAAAAGGTCGAAACCTGGATCGAATCGGAAATGCGGGTGATTTCGCCAGCGGTGTATGCAGGCCAGGAACAGCATATTCCGCAAGCTGCGCCGGTAAAGTGA
- a CDS encoding cytochrome c oxidase assembly protein, whose amino-acid sequence MDRLAMRFLIALVAALLLAAPGAQAHLAQAPDALPGWGAEPWVLALLALSAALYLAGGARLWLRARAGRPQLLRQAGAFAAGWLTLVAALASPLDGLGVQLFSAHMLQHELLMIVAAPLLVMGRPLAVWIWALPCRDVIGAALHHPAVRLPWQWLTLPLVSWLLHAVALWAWHAPLLFEGALADSILHGWQHTSFLASALLFWWAVLGDGRDRPQRGGAMLYLFTTMLHTGALGALLTWSAIIWYPSYIATAGLYGFDPLEDQQLGGLIMWIPGALAYLIAGLALAGHWLSGRKPAPLGGR is encoded by the coding sequence GTGGATCGTCTCGCCATGCGTTTCCTGATTGCCCTGGTTGCTGCCCTGCTGCTGGCCGCGCCCGGCGCGCAGGCGCATCTGGCGCAGGCGCCCGATGCGCTGCCCGGCTGGGGCGCCGAACCCTGGGTGCTGGCGCTGCTGGCCCTGTCCGCGGCGCTTTACCTGGCGGGCGGCGCCCGGCTATGGCTGCGCGCCCGCGCCGGCCGCCCGCAACTGCTGCGCCAGGCCGGCGCTTTCGCCGCGGGCTGGCTGACGCTGGTGGCGGCGCTGGCATCGCCGCTGGACGGGCTGGGCGTGCAGCTGTTCTCGGCCCACATGCTGCAGCATGAATTGCTGATGATCGTCGCCGCGCCCCTGCTGGTGATGGGCCGGCCGCTGGCGGTGTGGATCTGGGCCCTGCCCTGTCGGGATGTCATTGGCGCGGCGCTGCATCATCCGGCGGTACGCCTGCCATGGCAATGGCTGACGCTGCCCCTGGTGTCATGGCTGTTGCATGCGGTGGCGTTGTGGGCCTGGCATGCGCCGCTGCTGTTCGAGGGCGCCCTGGCCGACAGCATCTTGCATGGCTGGCAGCACACCAGCTTCCTCGCCTCCGCTTTGCTGTTCTGGTGGGCTGTCCTCGGCGACGGCCGCGACCGCCCGCAGCGCGGCGGCGCGATGCTGTACCTGTTCACTACCATGCTGCACACCGGCGCGCTGGGCGCGCTGCTGACCTGGTCGGCAATCATCTGGTATCCGAGCTATATCGCCACTGCCGGGCTGTACGGCTTCGACCCGCTGGAAGACCAGCAGCTGGGCGGCCTGATCATGTGGATTCCGGGTGCGCTGGCGTACCTGATTGCCGGGCTGGCGCTGGCGGGGCATTGGCTGAGCGGGCGCAAGCCTGCGCCGCTCGGGGGCCGGTAG
- the glyS gene encoding glycine--tRNA ligase subunit beta, with amino-acid sequence MNQTLLVELLTEELPPKALAKLGAAFAAGLFNGLKTRAFLEADAAYTAYATPRRLAVTISGVRAGSPDKSIREKVLPVTVALDAEGKPSAPLAKKLAALAQTAGVPQISLEQLERAQDGKADSFFFTYTAPGAPLQAGLQASLEEAVAKLPIPKVMSYQRPDGATVQFVRPVHRLTALLGADIVPVSLLGLQASNVTLGHRFLAPGEIVIASADSYAATLQAQGRVVPGIEARKERIRAALQAAAGADQILMPESLLDEVNALVEWPVVYACNFESEFLTVPQECLILTMQTNQKYFALTDAAGKLRSRFLIVSNLETDDPRHIIGGNERVVRPRLSDAKFFFEQDKKKKLAERVPGLANVVYHNKLGSQGERTGRVTALAVEIAGMLKADANLAARAAQLAKTDLLTDMVGEFPELQGIMGTYYARHDGEPEEVAQSISEHYQPRYAGDALPATVTGTVVALADKLETLVGIWGIGLAPTGDKDPFALRRHALGILRMLVEKQLPLAISALLQATAALFAGNASFKDPVAEVTAFLYDRLRGLLRERGFTQNEVEAVIAQQPDVLDNIVERLEAVQAFAALPEAEALAAANKRITNILKKADTAGAAVQSGLLQESAEQGLYAAMTGLKPTVEQAYAQGDFAATLKGLAHLRADVDAFFNDVMVMAEDIGLRNNRVALLSELHGMMNRVADISKLAA; translated from the coding sequence ATGAATCAGACTTTACTCGTCGAACTGCTTACCGAAGAACTGCCGCCGAAAGCACTGGCCAAACTGGGCGCGGCCTTCGCCGCCGGCCTCTTCAACGGACTGAAAACGCGCGCCTTCCTCGAAGCCGATGCCGCCTACACCGCCTACGCCACGCCGCGCCGCCTGGCCGTGACCATCAGCGGCGTGCGCGCCGGCTCGCCGGACAAGTCCATCCGCGAAAAGGTGCTGCCGGTAACAGTGGCGCTGGACGCCGAAGGCAAGCCCAGCGCGCCGCTGGCCAAGAAGCTGGCCGCGCTGGCGCAGACAGCCGGCGTGCCGCAGATCAGCCTGGAGCAGCTCGAACGCGCCCAGGACGGCAAGGCCGACAGCTTTTTCTTCACCTATACCGCGCCCGGCGCGCCGCTGCAGGCCGGTCTCCAGGCCAGCCTGGAGGAAGCGGTCGCCAAGCTGCCGATTCCAAAGGTGATGAGCTACCAGCGCCCGGACGGCGCCACCGTGCAGTTCGTGCGCCCGGTACACCGCCTGACCGCGCTGCTCGGCGCCGACATCGTGCCGGTGTCGCTGCTGGGCCTGCAGGCATCCAACGTGACCCTCGGCCATCGCTTCCTGGCGCCCGGCGAGATCGTCATCGCCAGCGCAGACAGCTATGCCGCCACGCTGCAAGCCCAGGGCCGCGTGGTGCCCGGCATCGAGGCGCGCAAGGAGCGCATCCGCGCCGCCCTGCAGGCTGCCGCCGGGGCAGACCAGATCCTGATGCCCGAGTCGCTGCTCGACGAAGTCAATGCGCTGGTGGAATGGCCGGTGGTCTATGCCTGCAACTTCGAGAGCGAGTTCCTGACGGTGCCGCAGGAATGCCTGATCCTGACCATGCAGACCAACCAGAAATACTTCGCATTGACCGACGCCGCCGGCAAGCTGCGTTCGCGCTTCCTGATCGTCTCCAACCTGGAGACCGACGATCCGCGCCATATCATCGGCGGCAATGAGCGCGTGGTGCGGCCGCGCCTGTCGGACGCCAAGTTCTTCTTCGAGCAGGACAAGAAGAAGAAGCTGGCCGAGCGCGTGCCGGGCCTGGCCAACGTGGTCTATCACAACAAGCTCGGCAGCCAGGGCGAGCGCACCGGCCGGGTCACCGCCCTGGCGGTGGAAATCGCAGGCATGCTGAAAGCCGACGCCAACCTCGCCGCGCGCGCCGCGCAACTGGCCAAGACCGACCTGCTGACCGACATGGTCGGCGAGTTCCCCGAACTGCAGGGCATCATGGGCACCTATTACGCTCGTCATGACGGCGAGCCGGAGGAAGTGGCGCAATCGATTTCCGAGCATTACCAGCCGCGCTATGCCGGCGACGCCCTGCCGGCCACCGTCACCGGCACCGTGGTCGCGCTGGCCGACAAGCTCGAAACCCTGGTCGGCATCTGGGGCATCGGCCTTGCGCCGACCGGCGACAAGGACCCGTTCGCGCTGCGCCGCCATGCGCTGGGCATCCTGCGCATGCTGGTGGAAAAGCAGCTCCCGCTGGCGATCTCGGCGCTGCTGCAGGCAACCGCCGCGCTGTTCGCCGGCAATGCCAGTTTCAAGGACCCGGTGGCCGAGGTCACCGCCTTCCTGTACGACCGCCTCCGCGGCCTGCTGCGCGAGCGTGGCTTCACCCAGAATGAAGTCGAGGCCGTGATCGCCCAGCAGCCGGACGTGCTGGACAACATCGTCGAGCGGCTGGAAGCGGTGCAGGCCTTTGCCGCGCTGCCCGAAGCCGAGGCGCTGGCCGCGGCCAACAAGCGCATCACCAACATCCTGAAGAAGGCCGACACCGCCGGCGCGGCAGTGCAGAGCGGCCTGCTGCAGGAAAGCGCCGAACAGGGCCTGTACGCGGCCATGACCGGCTTGAAGCCCACCGTCGAGCAGGCCTATGCGCAGGGCGATTTCGCCGCCACGCTCAAGGGCCTGGCGCATCTGCGGGCCGATGTCGACGCCTTCTTCAACGATGTGATGGTGATGGCCGAGGATATCGGCCTGCGCAACAACCGCGTCGCGCTGCTGTCGGAGCTGCACGGCATGATGAACCGCGTTGCCGACATCTCCAAGCTGGCCGCCTGA
- the gmhB gene encoding D-glycero-beta-D-manno-heptose 1,7-bisphosphate 7-phosphatase: protein MKLIILDRDGVINHDSDEFIKSPAEWIPIPGSLEAIARLNQAGYRVVVATNQSGVARGLFDVSTLNAIHQKLHTAAQQVGADVDAIFYCPHAADENCDCRKPKPGMLHTIATRFNTSLKGVPNVGDSLRDLQAGYGVGCVPYLVMTGKGGRTLEKGGLPPGTLTFPDLASVVDSLLKDSAPAPLEDLTPQKDGKRRLA, encoded by the coding sequence ATGAAACTCATCATTCTCGACCGTGACGGCGTCATCAACCACGACTCGGACGAGTTCATCAAGTCGCCGGCCGAGTGGATTCCGATCCCCGGTTCGCTGGAAGCGATCGCCCGGCTCAACCAGGCCGGCTACCGGGTGGTGGTCGCCACCAACCAGTCCGGCGTGGCCCGCGGCCTGTTCGACGTTTCCACCCTGAACGCGATCCACCAGAAGCTGCACACCGCGGCGCAGCAGGTCGGCGCCGATGTCGACGCCATCTTCTACTGCCCGCACGCGGCCGACGAGAATTGCGACTGCCGCAAGCCCAAGCCCGGCATGCTGCACACCATCGCCACCCGCTTCAATACCAGCCTGAAGGGCGTGCCCAATGTCGGCGACTCCCTGCGCGACCTGCAGGCCGGCTATGGCGTGGGCTGCGTGCCGTATCTGGTCATGACCGGCAAGGGCGGCCGCACGCTGGAAAAAGGCGGACTGCCGCCCGGCACGCTGACCTTTCCCGACCTCGCCAGCGTGGTCGACAGCCTGCTCAAGGACAGCGCGCCGGCGCCGCTGGAAGACCTGACCCCGCAAAAGGACGGCAAGCGGCGGCTCGCCTGA
- a CDS encoding SprT family zinc-dependent metalloprotease: MKPATPQQQPLALALASSPAALPPGGSLRRLRLAAGMLDYVLLRSKRRTIGFLISDSGLRVTAPRWVTLRDIEAAIIGKESWIVSKLRQRQERASQRHASRMEWRDGATLPYLGGALTLRLHAAPVAAIHHHAASNELAVHLPGDAPEEALKEIVKHWLQQQARHLFAERLPLYAERLGVQYRAFTLTSARTQWGSCTAAGMIRLNWRLMHFAHEQIDYVVAHELAHLREMNHSPRFWAIVASVFPEYAAARKVLRERGPEMLPVF, encoded by the coding sequence ATGAAGCCGGCCACGCCGCAACAGCAGCCCCTGGCATTGGCCCTGGCGTCCAGCCCGGCGGCGCTCCCGCCTGGCGGCAGCCTGCGCCGCCTGCGGCTGGCCGCCGGCATGCTGGACTATGTGCTGCTGCGCTCGAAGCGGCGCACCATCGGTTTCCTGATCAGCGACAGCGGCCTGCGCGTGACAGCGCCGCGCTGGGTGACGCTGCGCGACATCGAGGCGGCCATTATCGGCAAGGAAAGCTGGATCGTCTCCAAGCTGCGGCAGCGCCAGGAACGCGCCAGCCAGCGCCATGCATCCCGCATGGAATGGCGCGACGGCGCCACACTGCCCTATCTGGGCGGCGCGCTGACGCTGCGCCTGCATGCGGCCCCGGTGGCCGCCATCCATCACCATGCCGCCAGCAACGAGCTGGCGGTGCATCTGCCCGGCGATGCGCCGGAAGAAGCATTGAAGGAAATCGTGAAGCACTGGCTGCAGCAGCAGGCGCGCCACCTGTTCGCCGAGCGCCTGCCGCTGTATGCCGAGCGCCTGGGCGTGCAGTACCGTGCCTTCACCCTGACATCGGCCCGCACCCAGTGGGGCTCCTGCACCGCCGCCGGCATGATCAGGCTGAACTGGCGGCTGATGCATTTCGCCCATGAGCAGATCGACTACGTGGTAGCGCACGAGCTGGCGCACCTGCGCGAGATGAACCACAGCCCGCGCTTCTGGGCCATCGTGGCGTCGGTGTTTCCGGAGTATGCGGCGGCCAGGAAGGTGTTGCGGGAACGCGGGCCGGAGATGCTGCCAGTGTTTTAG
- a CDS encoding protein phosphatase 2C domain-containing protein: MSTHAGFDYAALTDAGRVRDHNEDAVAVMPACGLVVLADGMGGYAAGEVAGDIAVSVIADVVEQHFLHKPLVPDELWQVLVDAVLEANTAIIAAAIDEPAYRGMGATLVTGLFHQERLIVAHAGDSRAYRLRDGLLGLITRDHSVLQERIDGGLLTVEEARGSSIRNLVTRALGVEPELAVEVHEHAVERGDVYLFCSDGLNDMLADEEIARILLQTGGTLAEAGAALIDAANAAGGADNVSVALVGINDLLS, translated from the coding sequence ATGTCCACGCATGCCGGATTCGACTATGCCGCCCTGACCGACGCCGGCCGGGTGCGCGACCACAATGAAGATGCGGTTGCCGTGATGCCTGCCTGTGGCCTGGTGGTGCTGGCCGATGGCATGGGCGGCTATGCGGCCGGTGAAGTGGCGGGCGATATCGCTGTGTCGGTGATCGCGGATGTGGTCGAGCAGCATTTCCTGCACAAGCCCCTCGTGCCTGACGAGCTGTGGCAAGTGCTGGTTGACGCGGTGCTGGAGGCCAATACCGCCATCATTGCAGCAGCAATCGACGAGCCGGCTTACCGCGGCATGGGCGCCACGCTGGTGACCGGCTTGTTTCATCAGGAAAGGCTGATCGTGGCGCATGCCGGCGATTCGCGTGCCTACCGGTTACGCGATGGATTGCTGGGCCTGATCACGCGGGACCACTCGGTACTGCAGGAGCGCATCGACGGCGGTCTGCTTACGGTGGAAGAGGCGCGGGGATCGTCGATACGCAACCTGGTCACGAGAGCGCTCGGCGTCGAACCCGAACTCGCTGTGGAAGTACATGAACATGCGGTGGAACGCGGCGACGTCTATCTGTTTTGCTCGGACGGCCTGAACGACATGCTGGCCGATGAGGAAATCGCGCGGATATTGTTGCAGACAGGCGGCACGCTGGCCGAGGCCGGGGCGGCGCTGATCGATGCGGCCAATGCGGCCGGCGGCGCTGACAACGTCTCCGTGGCGCTGGTAGGCATCAACGACCTGCTTTCCTGA
- the gloA gene encoding lactoylglutathione lyase yields the protein MRLLHTMLRVGDLQRSIDFYSNVLGMKLLRTSDNPEYKYKLAFMGYGSNPEHAELELTYNYGVGSYEMGTAYGHIAIGVDDAKKACDAARNAGGNVTREPGPVKGGSTVIAFLTDPDGYKVELIERPEASSGLHKK from the coding sequence ATGCGCTTGCTGCATACCATGCTGCGGGTCGGCGACCTGCAGCGCTCCATCGATTTCTATTCCAATGTGCTGGGCATGAAACTGCTGCGCACCAGCGACAACCCCGAATACAAATACAAGCTGGCCTTCATGGGTTACGGCAGCAATCCGGAGCATGCCGAACTGGAACTGACCTACAACTACGGCGTCGGGAGTTACGAGATGGGCACCGCTTACGGCCATATCGCCATCGGCGTGGACGATGCTAAAAAGGCCTGCGACGCAGCCCGCAATGCCGGCGGCAACGTGACCCGCGAGCCGGGCCCGGTCAAAGGCGGCTCCACCGTGATCGCCTTCCTGACCGACCCCGATGGCTACAAGGTGGAACTGATCGAACGGCCGGAGGCGTCGTCGGGGTTGCACAAGAAGTAG
- the glyQ gene encoding glycine--tRNA ligase subunit alpha, whose translation MLTFQQVILTLQEYWDAQGCALLQPYDMEVGAGTSHTATFLRAIGPEPWRAAYVQPSRRPKDGRYGENPNRMQHYYQYQVVLKPAPENILDLYLGSLQALGLDLKQNDVRFVEDDWENPTLGAWGLGWEVWLNGMEVTQFTYFQQVGGLDCKPVLGEITYGIERLAMYLQGVENVYDLVWTTWEENGVTKKLTYGDVFHQNEVEQSTYNFEHSNTEFLFSLFTNYESEAKRLLAVPLTLPAYEMILKAAHTFNLLDARGAISVTERAAYIGRIRNLSRAVAQAYYESRQKLGFPMCGDSRQAA comes from the coding sequence ATGCTTACATTTCAACAAGTCATCCTCACGCTGCAAGAGTACTGGGACGCGCAAGGCTGCGCGCTGCTGCAACCCTACGACATGGAAGTCGGCGCCGGCACCTCGCATACCGCCACCTTCCTGCGGGCGATCGGCCCGGAGCCGTGGCGCGCCGCGTATGTGCAGCCGTCGCGCCGTCCCAAGGACGGCCGCTATGGCGAGAATCCGAACCGCATGCAGCATTACTACCAGTACCAGGTGGTGTTGAAGCCCGCGCCGGAAAACATTCTCGACCTGTACCTCGGCTCGCTGCAGGCGCTCGGCCTGGACCTGAAGCAGAACGATGTGCGCTTCGTCGAGGACGACTGGGAAAACCCGACGCTGGGCGCCTGGGGACTGGGCTGGGAAGTCTGGCTCAACGGCATGGAAGTGACCCAGTTCACCTATTTCCAGCAGGTCGGCGGCCTCGACTGCAAGCCGGTGCTGGGCGAGATCACCTACGGCATCGAGCGCCTGGCAATGTACCTGCAGGGCGTGGAAAACGTCTATGACCTGGTGTGGACCACCTGGGAAGAGAACGGCGTGACCAAGAAGCTGACCTATGGCGACGTGTTCCACCAGAACGAGGTCGAGCAGTCGACCTACAACTTCGAGCATTCCAATACCGAATTCCTGTTCTCCCTGTTCACCAACTACGAGAGCGAGGCCAAGCGCCTGCTGGCGGTGCCGCTGACGCTGCCGGCCTATGAAATGATCCTCAAGGCAGCCCATACCTTCAACCTGCTCGACGCCCGCGGCGCCATTTCGGTCACGGAGCGCGCCGCCTATATCGGCCGCATCCGCAACCTGTCGCGCGCAGTGGCCCAGGCCTATTACGAATCGCGCCAAAAGCTGGGCTTCCCGATGTGCGGCGACAGCCGCCAGGCCGCCTGA